AGATATCATAACGGTAGTCTTTTATAAACCACCCACTACTTATAGCGAGGAGCCCAAAATGCCTTGCCGAGAGTCGATTTCATCAAGGCAGACATAGAGGGGTATGAACGTTACATGCTGATGGGCGCACAGGAGACGTTGAGGCGTTTTGCTCCAAAGCTGGCTCTGTGCACCTATCATCTTCCAGATGATCCCGAGGTGATGTCCGCGCTTATCAAGCAAGCCAACCCTTCCTATAACGTTGTCCTAAAAAGTAAGAAGCTTTATGCGTCCGTTCCTCCGGGGAAAAAATGAAATGGAAAAGATGAAATGATCTCGATTCTATGCCCCTGTTATAACGAGGAGGCGGTTTTGCCTCTCTTTTTTCAACGGATTGTCTCGGTGATGGAGGGGATTGGAGAGGACTTCGAAATTGTCTGCGTCAACGACGGCAGCCATGACGGGACCCTTTCACTCCTTATGAATCAGGCCGAAAAGGATGAGCGCGTCTGTGTGGTCGATCTCTCCAGAAATTTCGGAAAGGAGGCGGCTTTGACCGCAGCGTTGGATCATTCCAGAGGGGATGTGGTGGTTCCGATCGATGCGGACCTCCAGGATCCTCCCGAGTTGATTGCCGCAATGCTCGCAAAATGGCGGGAGGGGTATGAGGTTGTCCTGGCGCGCCGGGCCGACCGCACGTCCGATTCGTGGCTGAAGCGGGTGACCGCGCAGATGTTCTATAGGGTACACAACATGATCTCCTGTCCGGAGTTGCCCGAGAACGTGGGGGATTTCCGCTTGATGGACCGTAAGGTGGTGGAAGCCCTGGGAGCCCTGCACGAGACACACCGTTTCATGAAGGGGCTTTTTGCGTGGGTGGGATTCAAGAGCTGTGTCATCGACTACGTTCGAGAGGTTCGGGCTGCCGGGGAGACGAAATTCAACGGATGGCGGCTTTGGAAACTTGCCGTCGAGGGTATTACCTCCTTCAGTACCTTCCCCCTGACCATATGGTTTTATCTGGGCAGCCTCACGGCGTTCGGCGCTTTTGTATACGGGGCTTACATCGTCTTGAGGACCCTGGCCTTGGGTATAGAAGTTCCAGGCTACGCCTCACTGCTTTGCCTGATCCTCTTTTTTGGAGGGCTGCAGCTCCTGGGC
The window above is part of the uncultured Fretibacterium sp. genome. Proteins encoded here:
- a CDS encoding FkbM family methyltransferase; this translates as MPRVDFIKADIEGYERYMLMGAQETLRRFAPKLALCTYHLPDDPEVMSALIKQANPSYNVVLKSKKLYASVPPGKK
- a CDS encoding glycosyltransferase family 2 protein, giving the protein MISILCPCYNEEAVLPLFFQRIVSVMEGIGEDFEIVCVNDGSHDGTLSLLMNQAEKDERVCVVDLSRNFGKEAALTAALDHSRGDVVVPIDADLQDPPELIAAMLAKWREGYEVVLARRADRTSDSWLKRVTAQMFYRVHNMISCPELPENVGDFRLMDRKVVEALGALHETHRFMKGLFAWVGFKSCVIDYVREVRAAGETKFNGWRLWKLAVEGITSFSTFPLTIWFYLGSLTAFGAFVYGAYIVLRTLALGIEVPGYASLLCLILFFGGLQLLGIGILGEYLGRAYIESKKRPVYVVRDVHCLRRG